The Mycobacteriales bacterium genome includes a window with the following:
- the egtA gene encoding ergothioneine biosynthesis glutamate--cysteine ligase EgtA, translating to MSRRPSPRVRTRDDVASCLDAAVRYGAPGTVGAELELLCVDRTTPLERPDLARVGALLRDAGRLPGGSLVTSEPGGQVELSSAPASGPADSVAALSADLTVVRGALDGDGLALAGLGADPLRPPVRLLRTPRYDCMEAYFAACGTPSAAAGPAMMCSTAAVQVSLDAGTRTGGVQSVTERWQRAHALGPALVAAFACSPLLAGAPTGWRSTRQRIWGDLDPGRTRPPAREHGPVEALADLALSADLMTVRDPEGVCRPAPCGVTFADWMTDGAPTLDDLHYHLTTLFPPVRLRGWLELRYLDMLPDPLWPVCVAVAAVLLDDDRAADAARAACAPVEGRWRDAARLAVADDGLRRAATGCLDAAIEALTRTGATALAAAVSSYAEHFTRRGRCPADDLLDAVSGGLPVAALLTEPLGVAA from the coding sequence GTGAGCCGCCGGCCGTCGCCGCGCGTCCGCACCCGCGACGACGTCGCGAGCTGCCTGGATGCCGCGGTCCGCTACGGCGCCCCTGGCACCGTCGGCGCCGAGCTGGAGCTGCTCTGCGTCGACCGGACCACGCCGCTCGAGCGCCCTGACCTCGCCCGGGTCGGGGCGCTGCTGCGCGACGCCGGACGGTTGCCGGGCGGCAGTCTGGTCACGAGCGAGCCTGGTGGACAGGTCGAGCTCTCCTCCGCGCCCGCGAGCGGCCCTGCTGACTCCGTGGCAGCGCTGTCCGCGGATCTCACCGTCGTCCGCGGCGCGCTCGACGGAGACGGGCTCGCCCTGGCGGGGCTGGGCGCCGACCCGCTGCGACCGCCGGTCCGGCTGCTGCGCACGCCGCGCTATGACTGCATGGAGGCCTATTTCGCCGCCTGTGGGACGCCGTCGGCGGCGGCCGGCCCCGCGATGATGTGCTCCACCGCAGCAGTGCAGGTCTCGCTGGATGCCGGCACCCGTACCGGCGGCGTGCAGTCGGTGACCGAGCGTTGGCAGCGGGCGCACGCCCTCGGGCCGGCACTGGTGGCCGCCTTCGCCTGCTCGCCGCTGCTGGCCGGCGCGCCGACCGGCTGGCGCTCCACCCGGCAGCGCATCTGGGGGGACCTCGACCCGGGTCGCACCCGCCCGCCCGCCCGGGAGCACGGCCCGGTGGAGGCGCTCGCAGATCTGGCGCTGTCGGCGGACCTGATGACGGTCCGGGATCCCGAGGGCGTCTGCCGGCCGGCGCCGTGCGGGGTGACCTTCGCCGACTGGATGACCGACGGCGCCCCGACACTGGACGACTTGCACTACCACCTGACGACGCTGTTCCCGCCGGTGCGCCTGCGGGGCTGGCTGGAACTGCGCTACCTCGACATGCTCCCCGACCCGCTGTGGCCGGTGTGTGTCGCGGTCGCCGCCGTGCTGCTCGACGACGACCGTGCGGCCGACGCCGCGCGCGCTGCCTGCGCTCCCGTCGAAGGTCGCTGGCGCGACGCCGCGCGGCTGGCCGTGGCCGACGACGGCCTGCGCCGCGCGGCCACGGGCTGCCTGGACGCCGCCATCGAGGCGCTGACCCGCACCGGCGCGACGGCGCTGGCCGCCGCGGTGTCCTCGTACGCCGAGCACTTCACCCGGCGCGGGCGCTGCCCGGCCGACGATCTGCTGGACGCGGTGTCCGGCGGCCTGCCGGTCGCGGCGCTGCTGACCGAGCCGCTCGGCGTGGCCGCATGA
- the gcvT gene encoding glycine cleavage system aminomethyltransferase GcvT, which yields MTDLQQGPLHDRHVALRAKLADFGGWEMPIEYPGGGVLKEHKAVREAVGVFDVSHLGKGVVRGAGAIDFVNDRLTNDLRRIGLGRAQYTLCCDDASGGVLDDLITYVWSETEVFLIPNAANSSSVVGRLKADAPAGVDVQDLHRSFAVLAVQGPRSGELLELLGLPTGGAYMSFTTAEWRGLPVVVCRTGYTGELGYELLPRWDGAGALWDALLEQGGGLGVLPCGLGARDTLRTEMGYPLHGQDLSLEITPVQARATWAVGWDKERFWGRAVLLREKEQGAARLLWGLESLDRGIPRAGMRVLRDGAPVGTVTSGTFSPTRRLGIGLALLSRDAAEGDELTVDVRGRTSRMQVVKPPFVPSRVR from the coding sequence GTGACCGATCTCCAGCAGGGCCCGCTGCACGACCGCCACGTCGCCCTGCGCGCCAAGTTGGCCGACTTCGGCGGGTGGGAGATGCCGATCGAATATCCCGGGGGCGGGGTGTTGAAGGAGCACAAGGCGGTACGGGAGGCCGTCGGCGTCTTCGACGTCAGCCACCTCGGCAAGGGCGTCGTGCGGGGCGCGGGAGCGATCGACTTCGTCAACGACCGGCTCACGAACGACCTGCGCAGGATCGGCCTCGGCCGGGCGCAGTACACGCTGTGCTGCGACGACGCATCCGGAGGCGTGCTGGACGACCTGATCACCTACGTGTGGAGCGAGACCGAGGTCTTCCTCATCCCCAACGCGGCCAACTCCAGCTCGGTCGTCGGACGGCTGAAGGCGGACGCACCGGCCGGTGTCGACGTCCAGGACCTGCACCGCAGCTTCGCGGTCCTCGCCGTGCAGGGCCCGCGCAGTGGAGAGCTGCTCGAGCTGCTCGGCCTGCCGACCGGCGGGGCGTACATGTCGTTCACGACCGCGGAGTGGAGGGGCCTGCCGGTGGTCGTCTGCCGCACCGGCTACACCGGTGAGCTGGGCTACGAACTGCTGCCGCGTTGGGACGGCGCGGGCGCCCTCTGGGACGCGCTGCTGGAGCAGGGCGGGGGGTTGGGCGTGCTGCCGTGCGGCCTCGGCGCGCGCGACACGCTGCGGACCGAGATGGGCTATCCGCTGCACGGCCAGGACCTGTCGCTCGAGATCACCCCGGTGCAGGCGCGGGCGACGTGGGCGGTCGGGTGGGACAAGGAGCGCTTCTGGGGGCGTGCGGTCCTCCTGCGGGAGAAGGAGCAAGGAGCGGCCCGGCTGCTGTGGGGCCTCGAGTCGCTCGACCGCGGCATCCCCCGCGCAGGGATGAGGGTGCTGCGGGACGGCGCCCCTGTCGGCACGGTCACCAGCGGGACCTTCTCGCCCACCCGGCGCCTGGGCATCGGGCTCGCGCTGCTGTCCCGGGACGCCGCCGAGGGCGATGAGCTCACCGTCGACGTCCGCGGCCGGACCTCGAGGATGCAGGTCGTGAAGCCGCCGTTCGTGCCGTCCCGGGTCCGGTGA
- the egtD gene encoding L-histidine N(alpha)-methyltransferase, protein MRRALETDVRSGLTASPKTLPPKWFYDAHGSVLFDEITRLPEYYPTRRERSILTARAAEIAAVSGADTLIELGSGTSEKTRLLLDALREGGTLRRFVPFDVDESVLTMASKSVEEEYPGVEVHAVVGDFEHHLPLLPTGGRRLIAFLGGTIGNLLPEERRSFLSGLADGMRAGDTLLLGTDLVKDPARLQAAYDDSAGVTADFNKNVLRVVNRELDGDADVDAFVHVAAWNADDQWIEMRLQSVRAQTVRLRALDLEVPFSEGEQVRTEISAKFRESRVRDEVAAAGLELQRWWTDPAEDFGVSLSTKV, encoded by the coding sequence ATGCGCCGGGCCCTCGAGACCGACGTGCGCAGCGGGCTCACCGCGTCGCCCAAGACCCTTCCGCCCAAGTGGTTCTACGACGCGCACGGGTCGGTGCTGTTCGACGAGATCACCCGGCTGCCGGAGTACTACCCGACGCGCCGCGAACGGTCGATCCTCACGGCCCGTGCCGCGGAGATCGCCGCCGTATCGGGGGCCGACACGCTCATCGAGCTCGGCAGCGGCACGTCGGAGAAGACCCGGCTGCTGCTCGACGCGCTGCGCGAGGGCGGGACGCTGCGCCGCTTCGTGCCCTTCGACGTCGACGAGTCGGTGTTGACCATGGCGAGCAAGTCGGTCGAGGAGGAGTACCCCGGGGTCGAGGTGCATGCGGTCGTCGGCGACTTCGAGCACCACCTGCCACTGCTCCCCACCGGCGGGCGACGCCTGATCGCCTTTCTCGGCGGGACCATCGGCAACCTGCTGCCGGAGGAGCGGAGGTCCTTCCTGTCGGGATTGGCCGACGGGATGCGTGCCGGCGACACGCTGCTGCTGGGCACCGACCTGGTCAAGGACCCGGCCCGCCTGCAGGCGGCGTACGACGACTCCGCCGGCGTGACGGCCGACTTCAACAAGAACGTGCTGCGCGTCGTGAACCGTGAGCTGGACGGCGACGCCGACGTGGACGCCTTCGTACATGTCGCGGCCTGGAACGCCGACGACCAGTGGATCGAGATGCGGCTGCAGTCGGTGCGGGCGCAGACGGTGCGGCTGCGGGCGCTCGACCTGGAGGTGCCGTTCTCGGAGGGGGAGCAGGTGCGTACCGAGATCAGCGCGAAGTTCCGCGAGTCCCGGGTGCGGGACGAGGTCGCGGCCGCCGGGCTGGAGCTGCAACGCTGGTGGACCGATCCGGCGGAGGACTTCGGGGTCAGCCTGTCGACGAAGGTGTGA
- a CDS encoding leucyl aminopeptidase — translation MTSLSLSSSPVAAAKVDAIVVGVVKGPKGLVLAPGADSVAAALGKGLLPALTGLGATGRPEEVTRLATLGATTAPVVVAVGLGDLPPKGTAYAGEGLRRAAGAAVRALAGSGKVALTLGAVGPEIAEQVRAVGEGALLGAYAFSRYRTSDVKERKEPVRDLVLVVPDAKDKAVRAAVTRAEVVVRGVRLARDLVNTPPNDLHPAELADLARTHAGGAGVDVEVFEGKALAKGGFGGIIGVGQGSANGPRLVHLSYKGGGGGSKQKVALVGKGVTFDSGGLSLKPAASMEEMKSDMGGAAAVIATMAAVAELALPIDVEAWVPMAENMPSGTAIRPSDVLTFRNGMTVEVNNTDAEGRLILADAIARACEDGPDVVLDAATLTGAQLVALGARTTAVMGNDDGLRAAVVDAAGRAGEPSWPMPLPAELRKGLDSEIADLVNTGPREGGMLTAGLFLKEFVTDGVRWAHLDIAGPAYNSGEAYGYTPHGGTGAAVRTFVQVLEDLATAAV, via the coding sequence GTGACCTCCCTCTCCCTGTCCAGCTCACCGGTCGCGGCCGCGAAGGTCGACGCGATCGTCGTCGGAGTCGTCAAAGGCCCGAAGGGGCTGGTGCTGGCGCCCGGTGCCGACAGCGTCGCGGCCGCCCTCGGCAAGGGTCTGCTGCCGGCGTTGACGGGGCTGGGGGCCACGGGCCGGCCCGAGGAGGTCACCCGGCTCGCGACTCTCGGCGCGACGACGGCCCCGGTCGTGGTCGCCGTCGGCCTGGGTGACCTGCCGCCCAAGGGCACGGCCTATGCCGGTGAGGGCTTGCGCCGCGCGGCGGGCGCCGCCGTGCGCGCGCTGGCCGGCTCCGGCAAGGTGGCCCTCACGCTCGGCGCCGTCGGCCCCGAAATCGCCGAGCAGGTACGCGCCGTCGGTGAAGGGGCGCTGCTCGGCGCCTACGCCTTCTCCCGCTACCGCACCTCCGACGTGAAGGAGCGCAAGGAACCGGTGCGCGACCTGGTGCTGGTCGTGCCCGATGCCAAGGACAAGGCCGTCCGCGCAGCGGTCACCCGGGCGGAGGTCGTCGTGCGTGGGGTGCGGCTGGCGCGGGACCTGGTCAACACGCCACCCAACGACCTGCATCCGGCCGAGCTCGCGGACCTGGCGCGGACCCATGCAGGCGGGGCCGGTGTCGACGTCGAGGTGTTCGAGGGCAAGGCGCTCGCGAAGGGCGGCTTCGGCGGCATCATCGGTGTGGGTCAGGGGTCGGCGAACGGCCCGCGCCTGGTGCACCTGTCGTACAAGGGCGGCGGCGGTGGCTCGAAGCAGAAGGTGGCGCTGGTCGGCAAGGGCGTCACCTTCGACTCCGGCGGCCTGTCGCTCAAGCCGGCCGCATCGATGGAGGAGATGAAGAGCGACATGGGCGGCGCCGCGGCGGTCATCGCGACCATGGCCGCGGTCGCCGAGCTGGCACTGCCGATCGACGTCGAGGCGTGGGTGCCGATGGCGGAGAACATGCCGAGCGGCACTGCCATCCGTCCCTCGGACGTCCTCACCTTCCGCAACGGAATGACCGTGGAGGTCAACAACACCGACGCCGAGGGCCGGCTGATCCTGGCGGACGCGATCGCCCGCGCCTGCGAGGACGGTCCCGACGTCGTGCTCGACGCCGCGACGCTCACCGGCGCCCAGCTGGTCGCCCTCGGTGCGCGCACCACCGCGGTCATGGGCAACGACGACGGGCTGCGCGCGGCGGTCGTCGACGCGGCCGGTCGCGCGGGCGAACCGTCCTGGCCGATGCCGCTGCCCGCGGAGCTGCGCAAGGGGCTGGACTCGGAGATCGCCGACCTCGTCAACACCGGGCCGCGGGAGGGAGGCATGCTCACCGCCGGGCTCTTCCTGAAGGAGTTCGTGACCGACGGCGTGCGCTGGGCCCACCTGGACATCGCCGGGCCGGCCTACAACTCCGGCGAGGCCTACGGCTACACGCCGCACGGCGGCACCGGCGCGGCCGTGCGCACCTTCGTGCAGGTGCTCGAGGACCTGGCAACAGCCGCGGTGTAA
- the egtC gene encoding ergothioneine biosynthesis protein EgtC: MCRHTAWIGRPRTLQELLVDPPHGLLRQSWEPRRQRFGTVNADGFGLGWYSPERAEPARYRRAVPIWADPSFASLAGVVRSGCGLAAVRSATVGGPGGEEACAPFLLPGGVLLSHNGAVPCDVIAPMVPSAALAAIGSTVDSAFLAALVGLRSDQGLPYALASAVRDVAGLAPRTRLNLLATDGRSIAGTAWGDTLFWRAGAGGAVAASEPSDDEEGWTEVPDRSLLVLTADGVAVTPLQEGSS; encoded by the coding sequence ATGTGTAGGCACACCGCCTGGATCGGCCGGCCCCGCACCCTGCAGGAGCTGCTCGTCGACCCGCCGCACGGGCTGCTGCGCCAGTCGTGGGAGCCGCGCCGTCAGCGGTTCGGCACCGTCAACGCCGACGGTTTCGGTCTCGGGTGGTACTCCCCGGAGCGGGCCGAGCCGGCGCGTTACCGGCGGGCCGTACCGATCTGGGCCGATCCGTCGTTCGCCTCGCTGGCCGGTGTCGTGCGCTCCGGGTGCGGGCTGGCGGCGGTGCGCTCGGCGACCGTGGGCGGTCCGGGCGGTGAGGAGGCGTGCGCGCCGTTCCTGCTGCCCGGCGGCGTGCTGCTGTCGCACAACGGTGCGGTGCCCTGCGACGTGATCGCCCCGATGGTCCCCTCCGCCGCGTTGGCCGCGATCGGCTCGACGGTGGACAGCGCCTTCCTCGCCGCCCTGGTCGGCCTGCGCTCGGACCAGGGTCTGCCGTACGCGCTCGCCTCCGCCGTGCGGGACGTCGCCGGGCTGGCCCCCAGGACCCGCCTCAACCTGCTCGCGACGGACGGCCGGTCCATCGCCGGCACCGCCTGGGGCGACACCCTGTTCTGGCGGGCCGGCGCCGGGGGAGCGGTCGCCGCCTCCGAGCCCTCCGACGACGAGGAGGGCTGGACCGAGGTCCCGGACCGGTCCCTGCTCGTGCTCACCGCGGACGGCGTCGCCGTCACCCCACTGCAGGAAGGCAGTTCGTGA
- a CDS encoding aminotransferase class V-fold PLP-dependent enzyme gives MAVEEWVAARHPTQVVHLDVAGAGRPSREVLEAEIAHLHREAALGAYVAHEQAVPAVEAGRTALAALVGLDAGDVCFLDGAGTAFATLLAAWPLPRGARIGIVPSEYGANARVLDRLARERSWRLVPLPVDDLGRITGVPGDLDLAAFPHVASQRGIVQPVEDVFATGVPLLLDIAQSLGQVPVPHGCAAYVGTSRKWLCGPRGVGFAIVDPLVQAALEEPPTLAPTHCTGMQRWETQEAHIAGRVGLAVAAGQWTPTLLPEIHRRAAQARELLHGVAGWQVREPVGEPTGITTLVGGDPFATRAGLLEDGWVTSAVPAGRSADLDAPVLRVSTAAWVTAADLERLAPALLRRTK, from the coding sequence ATGGCCGTCGAGGAGTGGGTGGCTGCCCGCCACCCGACCCAGGTCGTCCATCTCGACGTCGCCGGCGCCGGACGTCCGTCGCGCGAGGTGCTCGAGGCCGAGATCGCCCACCTGCACCGGGAGGCGGCCCTCGGGGCGTACGTCGCTCACGAGCAGGCGGTGCCGGCCGTCGAGGCGGGACGGACCGCGCTCGCCGCCCTGGTCGGGCTGGACGCCGGGGACGTCTGCTTCCTCGACGGGGCGGGCACGGCCTTCGCGACCCTGCTCGCGGCCTGGCCGCTGCCCCGCGGTGCGCGGATCGGAATCGTCCCGAGCGAGTACGGCGCCAACGCCCGCGTGCTCGACCGGCTGGCGCGCGAACGCAGCTGGCGGCTGGTCCCGCTGCCCGTGGACGACCTGGGTCGGATCACCGGCGTGCCCGGTGACCTGGACCTGGCGGCCTTCCCGCACGTGGCCAGCCAGCGTGGGATCGTCCAGCCGGTCGAGGACGTCTTCGCCACGGGGGTCCCACTGCTGCTCGACATCGCACAGTCGCTCGGCCAGGTCCCGGTGCCGCACGGCTGCGCGGCCTACGTCGGGACGAGCCGCAAGTGGCTCTGCGGGCCCCGGGGTGTCGGCTTCGCGATCGTGGATCCACTCGTGCAGGCGGCCCTCGAGGAGCCGCCGACCCTGGCTCCCACACACTGCACCGGCATGCAGCGGTGGGAGACGCAGGAGGCGCACATCGCCGGCCGGGTGGGGCTCGCCGTCGCTGCCGGGCAGTGGACGCCGACGCTGCTGCCCGAGATCCACCGGCGGGCGGCGCAGGCGCGGGAGCTGCTGCACGGTGTCGCCGGCTGGCAGGTGCGCGAGCCGGTCGGGGAGCCGACCGGCATCACGACGCTGGTCGGCGGCGATCCGTTCGCCACCCGCGCCGGGCTGCTCGAGGACGGCTGGGTCACCTCGGCCGTCCCGGCCGGCCGGTCGGCCGACCTCGACGCTCCGGTCCTGCGGGTGTCGACCGCCGCCTGGGTGACGGCAGCCGATCTCGAGCGGCTCGCGCCCGCTCTGCTCCGCCGTACGAAGTAG
- the egtB gene encoding ergothioneine biosynthesis protein EgtB, with amino-acid sequence MTALAQDRLVRELAAGRERSLALLEPLDEPDLTRQVSPLMSPLVWDLAHIGNYEELWLLREVAGVAPLRPEIDRLYDAFEHPRSQRPNLPILGPADTRAYLSGVRSHVLDVLHRLTPEEMGPAGRPLVQDGFVFAMVVQHEHMHDETILATLQLRDGPRTLPPDAPLPAGRPLPPHDDVLVPCGESLQGAAGDPWALDNERPAHRVRLPSFHIDRVPVTNAMYAAFVEAGGYRDARLWTDRGWEHLQSSDRSAPMTWQPDGAGWWTCARFGDTVPVEPDLPVEHVCWYEADAYARWAGRRLPTEAEWEKACGWDPVAGRLRRYPWGDADPTPELANLAQRATRPAPVGGYPAGASAYGVEQLVGDVWEWTASGFEPYPGTRAFPYREYSEVFYGGDFRVLRGGSWATHPTAVRSTFRNWDLPVRRQIFSGFRTARDV; translated from the coding sequence ATGACGGCGCTCGCCCAGGACCGGCTGGTCCGCGAGCTGGCGGCCGGCCGCGAGCGCTCGCTCGCACTGCTGGAGCCGCTCGACGAGCCCGACCTCACCCGACAGGTCTCGCCGCTGATGTCACCGCTGGTGTGGGACCTCGCCCACATCGGCAACTACGAGGAGCTCTGGCTGCTGCGGGAGGTCGCCGGCGTCGCGCCGCTGCGGCCGGAGATCGACCGTCTCTACGACGCCTTCGAGCATCCGCGTTCGCAGCGGCCGAACCTGCCGATTCTCGGCCCGGCCGACACGCGCGCCTACCTGTCCGGAGTACGCAGCCACGTCCTCGACGTCCTGCACCGGCTGACGCCCGAGGAGATGGGGCCGGCGGGCCGGCCGCTGGTGCAGGACGGCTTCGTCTTCGCCATGGTTGTGCAGCACGAGCACATGCACGACGAGACGATCCTGGCGACGCTGCAACTGCGGGATGGCCCTCGCACGCTGCCGCCGGACGCGCCGTTGCCGGCGGGACGGCCGCTGCCGCCGCACGACGACGTTCTCGTCCCTTGCGGCGAATCACTGCAGGGAGCGGCGGGCGACCCGTGGGCACTCGACAACGAGCGCCCCGCACACCGCGTCCGGCTGCCGTCCTTCCACATCGACCGGGTGCCGGTCACCAACGCGATGTACGCCGCCTTCGTCGAGGCCGGCGGCTACCGCGACGCCCGGCTGTGGACCGACCGCGGCTGGGAGCACCTGCAGAGCTCGGACCGCAGCGCGCCGATGACCTGGCAGCCGGATGGCGCCGGCTGGTGGACCTGTGCCCGCTTCGGCGACACGGTTCCCGTCGAGCCGGACCTGCCGGTGGAGCACGTGTGCTGGTACGAGGCGGACGCGTACGCGAGGTGGGCCGGCCGGCGGCTGCCGACGGAGGCGGAGTGGGAGAAGGCCTGCGGCTGGGATCCGGTGGCCGGCCGCCTGCGCCGCTACCCGTGGGGCGACGCCGACCCGACACCCGAGCTCGCCAACCTCGCCCAGCGCGCGACCCGCCCCGCGCCGGTGGGCGGCTACCCCGCCGGCGCCTCGGCGTACGGCGTGGAGCAGCTGGTCGGTGACGTCTGGGAGTGGACGGCCAGCGGCTTCGAGCCCTACCCGGGCACCCGCGCCTTCCCGTACCGCGAGTACTCCGAGGTCTTCTACGGCGGCGACTTCCGGGTGTTGCGGGGCGGCTCGTGGGCGACGCACCCGACTGCCGTGCGCAGCACCTTCCGCAACTGGGACCTGCCCGTGCGCCGGCAGATCTTCAGCGGCTTCCGGACCGCTCGCGATGTGTAG
- a CDS encoding S8 family peptidase, translating to MRRLVPAVAAIVLLTSTAVAATGREAAPAAVPGGDVAVLVTLDERVPDVAAAARATLPAGGRLGPLWSTVLKGYGATVPAAAVPALQRAPGVLRVEPDVTLRASVLQPAPPTGLDRVDQRGLPLDSSYAFTRTGAGVTAYVVDTGIRRSHTDFGGRARTGFDAVTLLGSADDCNGHGTHVAGTVGGTRFGVAKSVSLSAVRVLGCDGSGTGAGLIAGLDFVVRDHVAGSPAVAVLSLGGSTTSITVDEAVRGVVADGVTVAVAAGNSNTDACTISPARVAEALTVGATDPATDQRASFSNKGACLDLFAPGVGITSAGHLSDTAAIVSSGTSMAAPHVAGAAALVLEASPSASPAAVAAALRDQATRGVVRDAQSASADLLFTNPAIDSSTPSSSPSPSPSPSPSPSQAPPAPPAAVEDVQGRFTPVEPSRVLDSRDGTGGVSGRLAPNSPVRLDVAGRGGVPPSGVTAVALNVTVTGPEGPGHLTVYPAGSAVPVASNLNYVRGQTVANMVVTGVDDRGRVAIVSSGGRPFVIADVVGYYSDTLGGSRSTAVTPSRLLDTRTGLGGTSGRLASGLPIRLQVAGRGGLPSDGVTAAVLNVTAVSPTGPGHLTAFPGGQPVPDASSLNFVRGATVPNLVLVGVGPGGEVQLRASGGSPHVVVDVVGWYGGQPRGRLVPVEPERLLDTRSAGGRLAPGESRVLSVAGRGQLPGVGVTSVLLNVTAVGAVGPGHLTVYRADAAAPEASNVNYVAGQTVPNLVLSAVTVESGQVRIRSHSGSPHVLVDVVGYTTDSGSTA from the coding sequence GTGCGCCGACTCGTCCCCGCTGTCGCGGCCATCGTCCTGCTGACCTCCACGGCCGTCGCCGCCACGGGACGTGAAGCCGCGCCGGCCGCCGTCCCCGGCGGAGACGTCGCGGTCCTGGTCACGCTGGACGAGCGCGTTCCGGACGTGGCTGCCGCCGCGCGGGCCACGCTGCCCGCGGGAGGCCGTCTGGGTCCCCTCTGGTCGACGGTGCTGAAGGGATACGGCGCCACGGTGCCGGCCGCCGCGGTCCCGGCGCTGCAGCGCGCACCCGGTGTGCTGCGGGTCGAGCCCGACGTGACCCTGCGCGCCTCCGTGCTGCAGCCGGCACCCCCGACAGGCCTGGACCGGGTCGACCAGCGCGGCCTGCCCCTGGACAGCTCCTACGCCTTCACCAGGACGGGCGCGGGTGTCACGGCGTACGTCGTGGACACCGGGATCCGGCGCAGTCACACCGACTTCGGTGGCCGGGCGCGGACCGGCTTCGATGCCGTGACGCTGCTGGGCAGTGCCGACGACTGCAACGGTCACGGGACGCACGTCGCCGGAACCGTCGGCGGCACGCGCTTCGGCGTGGCCAAGTCTGTCTCCCTGTCGGCGGTGCGGGTCCTCGGCTGCGACGGCTCGGGCACCGGCGCCGGGCTCATCGCCGGCCTCGACTTCGTCGTGCGCGACCACGTCGCCGGCAGCCCCGCAGTCGCCGTGCTGAGCCTGGGCGGGTCGACCACCAGCATCACCGTCGACGAGGCGGTGCGCGGCGTCGTCGCCGACGGCGTCACCGTCGCGGTCGCCGCCGGCAACAGCAACACCGACGCCTGCACCATCTCACCCGCGCGGGTGGCCGAGGCGCTGACGGTCGGTGCGACCGATCCCGCGACCGACCAGCGCGCGTCGTTCTCCAACAAGGGCGCCTGCCTGGACCTGTTCGCCCCCGGCGTCGGCATCACCTCGGCCGGTCACCTGAGCGACACCGCGGCCATCGTCTCCTCCGGCACGTCCATGGCCGCGCCGCACGTCGCGGGCGCCGCTGCCCTGGTGCTCGAGGCGAGTCCCTCCGCGAGCCCGGCAGCCGTGGCCGCCGCGCTGCGTGACCAGGCGACCCGGGGCGTCGTGCGTGACGCGCAGAGCGCCAGCGCCGACCTGCTGTTCACCAATCCTGCGATCGACAGCTCGACCCCGTCCTCGTCGCCGTCGCCGTCGCCCTCCCCGTCCCCGTCCCCGTCGCAGGCACCGCCTGCGCCGCCTGCAGCGGTGGAGGACGTGCAGGGCAGGTTCACCCCGGTGGAGCCGTCCCGCGTGCTGGACAGCCGGGACGGCACCGGCGGCGTGTCCGGGCGGCTCGCCCCGAACTCACCCGTCCGGCTCGACGTCGCCGGCCGCGGTGGAGTGCCGCCGAGCGGCGTGACGGCCGTCGCGCTGAACGTCACGGTCACCGGGCCGGAGGGGCCGGGGCATCTGACCGTCTACCCGGCCGGCAGTGCGGTGCCGGTCGCCAGCAACCTCAACTACGTCCGTGGGCAGACGGTGGCCAACATGGTGGTCACCGGCGTGGACGACCGGGGACGCGTGGCGATCGTGAGCAGCGGTGGCCGGCCGTTCGTCATCGCCGACGTCGTCGGCTACTACAGCGACACGCTGGGCGGCAGCCGGTCGACCGCCGTCACCCCCTCCCGGCTGCTCGACACCCGCACCGGTCTGGGCGGCACCTCCGGCCGGCTGGCGTCCGGGCTGCCGATCCGGCTGCAGGTCGCCGGCCGTGGCGGGCTGCCCTCCGACGGCGTCACCGCGGCCGTCCTGAACGTCACGGCCGTGAGCCCCACCGGGCCGGGCCACCTCACGGCGTTCCCGGGTGGTCAGCCGGTGCCGGACGCCAGCAGCCTGAACTTCGTGCGCGGGGCCACCGTTCCGAATCTCGTCCTCGTCGGCGTCGGTCCCGGCGGCGAGGTGCAGCTACGGGCCTCCGGCGGCTCTCCGCACGTCGTCGTCGACGTCGTCGGCTGGTACGGCGGGCAGCCCCGCGGCCGGCTCGTCCCGGTGGAGCCCGAACGGCTGCTGGACACCCGGAGCGCTGGCGGCCGGCTGGCGCCGGGTGAGTCGCGGGTGCTGAGTGTGGCGGGGCGCGGACAGCTGCCGGGGGTCGGGGTGACGTCCGTCCTGCTCAACGTGACCGCGGTCGGCGCCGTCGGGCCCGGGCACCTGACGGTGTACCGGGCCGACGCCGCCGCGCCGGAGGCCAGCAACGTCAACTACGTGGCCGGGCAGACCGTCCCGAACCTGGTCCTGTCCGCGGTGACGGTGGAGTCCGGGCAGGTGCGGATCCGCAGCCATTCCGGCTCGCCGCACGTCCTGGTGGACGTGGTCGGCTACACGACCGACTCCGGCTCAACGGCCTAG